From a region of the Streptomyces tirandamycinicus genome:
- a CDS encoding XdhC family protein, whose amino-acid sequence MREILPALNRWYAEGEPFGLATVVSVSRSAPRGPGAAMAVGPGEEVVGSVSGGCVEGAVFELAREVLADGAARLHTFGYSDDDAFAVGLTCGGEITLLVRAVSRDTDAVFGAVAESVAAHRPVTVATVTDGPAPRGATLAVWADEAAGSLGSEGLDAAVAADARGVLAQGSTGMRHYGPRGQRREDDVSVFLHSFAPPPRMLVFGAIDYAAAVARIGDFLGYRVTVCDARPVFATPKRFPEGVEVVVDWPHRYLDRTETDARTVVCVLTHDPKFDVPLLEQALRRPAAYIGAMGSRRTHEDRAKRLREAGLGEEQLARLRSPVGLDLGARTPEEVAVSVAAEIVALRWGGSGAPLTETAGAIHPGGPAPGGPVPGGAAPGGAVPGGPVRGGSGAPAGSAGA is encoded by the coding sequence ATGCGTGAGATTCTGCCTGCCCTGAACCGCTGGTACGCCGAGGGCGAGCCGTTCGGGCTGGCCACGGTCGTGTCGGTGAGCCGCAGCGCGCCGCGCGGGCCGGGGGCGGCGATGGCCGTGGGTCCGGGCGAGGAGGTCGTGGGCAGCGTGTCCGGCGGCTGTGTGGAGGGCGCGGTCTTCGAGCTGGCCCGGGAGGTCCTGGCCGACGGGGCGGCGCGGCTGCACACCTTCGGCTACAGCGACGACGACGCGTTCGCGGTCGGGCTGACCTGCGGCGGCGAGATCACCCTGCTGGTCCGGGCCGTCTCCCGGGACACCGACGCCGTGTTCGGGGCGGTCGCCGAATCGGTCGCCGCGCACCGTCCGGTGACGGTGGCGACCGTGACCGACGGCCCGGCTCCGCGCGGGGCCACCCTGGCGGTGTGGGCGGACGAGGCGGCCGGATCGCTCGGCTCCGAGGGGCTGGACGCGGCGGTCGCGGCGGACGCCCGCGGCGTTCTCGCCCAGGGGTCGACCGGTATGCGGCACTACGGGCCGCGGGGCCAGCGCCGCGAGGACGACGTGTCGGTCTTCCTGCACTCGTTCGCACCGCCGCCGAGGATGCTGGTGTTCGGGGCCATCGACTACGCGGCGGCCGTCGCCCGGATCGGCGACTTCCTCGGCTACCGGGTGACCGTGTGCGACGCGCGCCCGGTGTTCGCCACGCCCAAGCGGTTCCCGGAGGGCGTCGAGGTCGTGGTGGACTGGCCGCACCGCTATCTGGACCGCACCGAGACCGACGCGCGCACGGTCGTGTGCGTACTGACGCACGACCCGAAGTTCGACGTGCCGCTGCTGGAGCAGGCGCTGCGCCGCCCGGCGGCGTACATCGGCGCGATGGGCAGCCGCCGCACCCACGAGGACCGGGCCAAGCGGCTGCGCGAGGCCGGGCTGGGCGAGGAGCAGCTGGCCCGGCTGCGCTCGCCGGTGGGCCTGGACCTCGGGGCCCGCACCCCCGAGGAGGTCGCCGTGTCGGTGGCGGCGGAGATCGTCGCACTCCGCTGGGGCGGTAGCGGGGCGCCGCTGACGGAGACGGCCGGGGCGATCCATCCGGGAGGCCCGGCCCCCGGAGGGCCGGTTCCCGGGGGCGCTGCTCCCGGAGGGGCGGTTCCCGGCGGACCGGTCCGCGGGGGCTCCGGGGCCCCGGCGGGGTCCGCCGGCGCGTGA
- a CDS encoding ATP-dependent DNA ligase, which produces MLLARLADVSRQIAAEPSRTRKIEALASLFRDARPQEAALVIAYLAGRIPQGRLGIGWSVLGHRPEPAGAPVLTVAETDATFTALARVAGAGAQAERRRLVGALMAAATGPEQEFLVRLLTGEVRQGALDAVALEGVARAAGAPAAEVRRAVMLDGSLPRVAAVVLADGPAALSSFRLRVGRPVQPMLAHTSASVADAVLALGACSVEEKLDGVRIQVHRRGGDVRIHTRSLDDITARLPDVVEAVRELPGDCFILDGEVIALDPAGRPLPFQDTAARVGSRTDVAAATAAVPLSPVFFDVLAAEDRDVLDLPGRERHAELAALVPRSMRVRRFVVEDPASPAEVAGAEDFLAATLGRGHEGVMVKALDAPYAAGRRGRSWLKVKPVHTLDLVVLAAEWGHGRRTGTLSNLHLGARAADGGFVMLGKTFKGLTDEMLRWQTERLRELAVEDDGFRVRVRPELVVEIAYDGLQRSSRYPAGVALRFARVLRHRPDKPATQADTVETVLAATPVAAPPGE; this is translated from the coding sequence ATGCTGCTGGCCCGCCTCGCCGATGTGTCCCGGCAGATCGCTGCCGAGCCGTCCCGTACCCGGAAGATCGAAGCCCTGGCGTCCCTGTTCCGCGACGCCCGGCCGCAGGAGGCCGCACTGGTCATCGCGTATCTGGCAGGGCGGATCCCGCAGGGTCGGCTCGGCATCGGCTGGAGCGTCCTCGGGCACCGGCCCGAGCCGGCCGGGGCGCCCGTCCTGACCGTGGCGGAGACCGACGCGACGTTCACGGCCCTCGCCCGAGTCGCCGGTGCGGGTGCCCAGGCCGAACGCCGGAGGCTGGTGGGCGCGCTGATGGCCGCCGCCACCGGCCCCGAACAGGAGTTCCTGGTGCGGCTGCTGACCGGCGAGGTGCGCCAGGGCGCGCTGGACGCCGTGGCGCTCGAGGGCGTCGCCAGGGCGGCGGGCGCCCCGGCCGCCGAGGTCCGGCGGGCGGTCATGCTCGACGGTTCCCTCCCGCGGGTCGCCGCCGTGGTCCTGGCGGACGGCCCGGCGGCGCTCTCGTCCTTCCGGCTGCGGGTGGGCCGCCCCGTCCAGCCGATGCTGGCCCACACCTCGGCCTCGGTGGCCGACGCGGTACTTGCCCTCGGCGCCTGCTCCGTGGAGGAGAAGCTGGACGGGGTCCGCATCCAGGTCCATCGCCGGGGCGGGGACGTCCGTATCCACACGCGCTCGCTCGACGACATCACGGCCCGGCTGCCGGACGTGGTGGAGGCGGTGCGGGAACTGCCGGGGGATTGCTTCATCCTCGACGGCGAGGTGATCGCCCTCGATCCGGCCGGGCGGCCCCTGCCCTTCCAGGACACCGCCGCACGCGTCGGTTCCCGGACGGACGTGGCCGCCGCCACGGCGGCGGTCCCGCTGTCGCCCGTCTTCTTCGACGTCCTCGCGGCCGAGGACAGGGACGTGCTCGATCTGCCGGGGCGTGAGCGGCACGCGGAACTGGCCGCGCTGGTTCCGCGGTCCATGCGGGTGCGGAGGTTCGTCGTCGAGGACCCCGCGTCCCCCGCCGAGGTCGCGGGCGCCGAGGACTTCCTCGCCGCCACGCTCGGCCGCGGCCACGAGGGCGTGATGGTCAAGGCACTGGACGCGCCGTACGCGGCGGGGCGCCGCGGACGCTCCTGGCTCAAGGTGAAGCCCGTGCACACGCTCGACCTGGTCGTCCTGGCCGCCGAGTGGGGCCACGGCCGCCGTACGGGAACGCTGTCCAACCTCCACCTCGGTGCGCGGGCCGCCGACGGGGGGTTCGTCATGCTCGGCAAGACGTTCAAGGGCCTCACCGACGAGATGCTCCGCTGGCAGACGGAGCGGCTGCGGGAGCTCGCCGTGGAGGACGACGGCTTCCGGGTGCGGGTGCGGCCCGAGCTCGTCGTGGAGATCGCCTACGACGGTCTGCAGCGCTCTTCGCGCTACCCGGCCGGCGTCGCGCTGCGGTTCGCCCGGGTCCTGCGCCACCGTCCCGACAAACCGGCGACGCAGGCCGACACGGTCGAGACCGTCCTCGCCGCCACGCCCGTCGCGGCTCCGCCGGGGGAGTGA
- a CDS encoding AAA family ATPase — protein sequence MGGTTAGRTGEAGDGGARRAAGPAAGPPGDPQDARDPQDPQDPQDAQEVRDPQEVRRRLEDVGYLVDEGLATACFLALRLHRPVFCEGDAGVGKTSLAGALAGMLDAPLIRLQCYEGIDASQALYDWDFPRQLLHLRAAEAAGVTDVERLEAELYDRRFLVERPLLRALRTQPSVLLVDEVDRADDEFEAFLLELLSEYSVTVPELGTLRADVPPVVVLTSNRTREVHDALKRRCLYHWFDHPSFARELAIVRSRLPAVSARLAEQVTALVQALRSEELVKPPGVAETIDWAEALDALGATELDAELAVATLGSVLKYREDTERARSLDLSAILALRAAGA from the coding sequence ATGGGCGGGACGACGGCCGGGCGGACGGGGGAAGCGGGCGACGGCGGGGCGCGCCGGGCGGCCGGACCGGCCGCCGGGCCCCCGGGGGACCCGCAGGACGCACGGGACCCGCAGGACCCGCAGGACCCGCAGGACGCACAGGAAGTACGGGACCCGCAGGAGGTGCGGCGGCGGCTGGAGGACGTCGGCTACCTCGTGGACGAGGGCCTGGCCACCGCCTGCTTCCTGGCGCTGCGGCTACACCGCCCGGTGTTCTGCGAGGGCGACGCCGGGGTGGGGAAGACCTCGCTCGCGGGCGCGCTGGCCGGGATGCTGGACGCACCGCTGATCCGGTTGCAGTGCTACGAGGGCATCGACGCCTCGCAGGCCCTGTACGACTGGGACTTCCCGCGGCAGCTGCTGCACCTGCGCGCGGCGGAGGCGGCCGGGGTGACCGACGTGGAGCGGCTGGAGGCGGAACTGTACGACCGGCGCTTCCTGGTGGAGCGGCCGCTGCTGCGGGCGCTGCGGACCCAGCCGTCGGTGCTGCTCGTCGACGAGGTGGACCGGGCGGACGACGAGTTCGAGGCGTTCCTGCTGGAGCTGCTGTCGGAGTACTCGGTCACCGTTCCCGAACTCGGCACCCTGCGGGCCGACGTCCCTCCCGTGGTGGTGCTGACGTCGAACCGGACGCGGGAGGTGCACGACGCCCTCAAGCGGCGCTGCCTGTACCACTGGTTCGACCACCCCTCCTTCGCCCGGGAGCTGGCGATCGTCCGCAGCAGGCTGCCCGCGGTGTCGGCCAGGCTGGCCGAACAGGTGACCGCACTCGTCCAGGCCCTGCGCTCCGAGGAGCTGGTGAAGCCGCCGGGAGTGGCCGAGACGATCGACTGGGCCGAGGCGCTGGACGCGCTCGGCGCCACGGAGCTGGACGCGGAGCTGGCCGTGGCGACGCTCGGGTCGGTGCTGAAGTACCGGGAGGACACGGAGCGGGCCCGCTCGCTGGACCTGTCGGCGATCCTCGCCCTGCGGGCGGCGGGGGCGTGA
- a CDS encoding helix-turn-helix domain-containing protein has product MTEDDFGEVLTAVGPRLRALRQARGSTLAQIAETTGISLSTLSRLESGGRKPTLELLLPLARAYGVPLDELVGAPAVGDARIRQRPFTRNGQTYVPLTRYLGGMHAYKHIVPPRTENKGVRPEQKVHEGYEWLYVLTGRLWVALGEHDLVLGAGEAAEFDTRTPHGFANAGDRPVEFLSLFGPQGERMHVRARPSSG; this is encoded by the coding sequence ATGACGGAGGACGATTTCGGCGAGGTGCTGACGGCCGTGGGGCCTCGGTTGCGGGCCCTGCGGCAGGCGCGCGGCAGCACGCTCGCCCAGATCGCCGAGACAACCGGGATCTCGCTGAGCACGCTGTCGCGGCTGGAGTCCGGCGGGCGCAAGCCCACGCTCGAACTGCTGCTGCCACTGGCCCGGGCGTACGGCGTGCCGCTGGACGAACTGGTCGGCGCCCCGGCCGTCGGGGACGCCCGCATCCGGCAGCGCCCCTTCACCCGGAACGGGCAGACGTACGTACCGCTGACGCGGTACCTCGGGGGCATGCACGCCTACAAGCACATCGTGCCGCCGCGGACGGAGAACAAGGGCGTGCGCCCGGAGCAGAAGGTGCACGAGGGCTACGAATGGCTGTACGTCCTCACCGGGCGGCTGTGGGTGGCGCTCGGCGAGCACGACCTGGTCCTCGGCGCGGGTGAGGCCGCGGAGTTCGACACCCGCACCCCGCACGGCTTCGCCAACGCCGGTGACCGGCCGGTGGAGTTCCTGTCCCTGTTCGGGCCCCAGGGCGAGCGGATGCACGTACGGGCACGCCCGTCCTCGGGTTGA
- a CDS encoding vWA domain-containing protein, translating into MAAVDGGTAVLVGFGRALRAAGLDAGPDRVQTFLRALDVLGPRRRADVYWAGRLTLCGGRDDLDRYDRVFAGYFGPRGRTPGPRARPLPAASSPRSAVRETDRAPGPGEDGRRPGAATALASPAEVLRHRDVAALTAAEREQVRRLLAAFALRGEPRRSARLRPARRGAVDPRRTVREWLRRGGEPARLRRRARAERPRRVVLLVDVSGSMTPYADALLRFAHAAAHRGPAGSRAATEVFTIGTRLTRVTAALEHRDPEAALAAVAAAVPDWRGGTRLGEMLRAFLDRWGQRGMARGAVVVVLSDGWERGDPSLLAAQMRRLHRLVHRVVWANPRKGRPGYAPLAAGMAAALPSVDAFVEGHSVAALEHLAAVVRGAEDA; encoded by the coding sequence ATGGCTGCGGTCGACGGCGGTACCGCGGTGCTGGTGGGTTTCGGGCGCGCGCTGCGCGCGGCGGGCCTGGACGCCGGGCCGGACCGGGTGCAGACGTTCCTGCGGGCGCTCGACGTGCTCGGGCCACGGCGGCGGGCCGACGTGTACTGGGCGGGGCGGCTCACCCTGTGCGGCGGCCGGGACGATCTCGACCGCTACGACCGGGTGTTCGCGGGCTACTTCGGGCCGCGCGGCCGCACTCCGGGGCCGCGGGCCCGCCCGCTGCCGGCCGCTTCTTCGCCGCGGTCGGCCGTACGGGAGACGGACCGCGCGCCGGGGCCCGGCGAGGACGGCCGGCGGCCCGGCGCGGCGACGGCCCTCGCCAGCCCCGCGGAGGTGCTGCGCCATCGGGACGTCGCCGCGCTGACGGCCGCCGAACGCGAGCAGGTGCGGCGGCTGCTGGCCGCGTTCGCGCTGCGGGGCGAGCCGCGCCGCTCCGCGCGGCTGCGGCCGGCCCGGCGCGGCGCCGTCGATCCGCGGCGGACGGTGCGGGAGTGGCTGCGCCGCGGCGGGGAGCCGGCGCGGCTGCGCAGGCGGGCGCGTGCCGAACGGCCCCGCCGCGTGGTGCTGCTGGTGGACGTGAGCGGGTCGATGACGCCGTACGCGGACGCGCTGCTGCGGTTCGCGCACGCGGCGGCGCACCGCGGCCCCGCCGGGTCGAGGGCGGCCACGGAGGTGTTCACGATCGGCACCCGGCTGACCCGGGTGACCGCCGCGCTGGAGCACCGCGACCCGGAGGCGGCACTGGCCGCGGTGGCCGCCGCCGTCCCCGACTGGCGCGGAGGCACCCGGCTGGGCGAGATGCTGCGGGCCTTCCTGGACCGGTGGGGGCAGCGCGGGATGGCGCGGGGCGCCGTCGTCGTGGTGCTGTCCGACGGCTGGGAGCGCGGCGATCCGTCCCTCCTCGCGGCCCAGATGCGGCGGCTGCACCGGCTGGTCCACCGGGTCGTATGGGCCAATCCGCGCAAGGGCAGGCCCGGTTACGCACCGCTGGCGGCCGGTATGGCGGCGGCCCTGCCCAGTGTCGACGCCTTCGTCGAGGGACACAGCGTGGCGGCGCTGGAGCACCTCGCCGCGGTGGTGAGAGGAGCCGAGGATGCGTGA
- a CDS encoding SRPBCC family protein has product MELRHEFTVPVPVEEAWRALLDVERVAPCLPGTTVREFDGEKITGTVKVKVGPVTLTYRGTAVFEERDEAAHRMVLKASGKEVRGQGTARATVTAGLAASGEGTAVSVLTDFAVTGRPAQIGRGVLAEVGGKLVDRFADCLSGQLAGAPGGGGAAAGKEGRGEPGGAAEAAGAGTGTGAAAEESAVSGTEVPAGPAVPGTADLAEPRGPAAPAVPAARAEPAPAGAAEPIDLLRTAGLPVTRRIVPWVLAAAAAGAAVAVAVRRLRR; this is encoded by the coding sequence ATGGAACTGCGACACGAGTTCACCGTCCCGGTGCCGGTCGAGGAGGCCTGGCGGGCGCTCCTCGACGTCGAGCGGGTGGCGCCCTGCCTGCCCGGTACGACGGTCCGGGAGTTCGACGGCGAGAAGATCACCGGCACGGTGAAGGTCAAGGTGGGGCCGGTCACGCTGACGTACCGGGGGACCGCCGTCTTCGAGGAGAGGGACGAGGCGGCGCACCGGATGGTGCTGAAGGCGAGCGGCAAGGAGGTGCGGGGGCAGGGCACTGCGCGGGCGACCGTCACGGCCGGGCTCGCGGCCTCCGGCGAGGGGACGGCCGTGTCCGTGCTCACCGACTTCGCGGTGACCGGGCGGCCGGCCCAGATCGGGCGGGGTGTACTGGCCGAGGTGGGCGGGAAGCTGGTGGACCGGTTCGCGGACTGCCTGTCCGGGCAGCTCGCCGGGGCGCCGGGCGGCGGGGGCGCGGCAGCGGGGAAGGAAGGGAGAGGAGAGCCGGGAGGGGCCGCCGAAGCTGCCGGGGCGGGGACGGGCACGGGGGCGGCCGCGGAGGAGTCCGCCGTATCGGGAACCGAGGTCCCGGCGGGCCCCGCGGTTCCCGGTACGGCGGACCTGGCGGAGCCCCGGGGCCCGGCCGCACCCGCCGTACCCGCCGCGCGTGCGGAGCCCGCTCCGGCCGGGGCCGCGGAGCCCATCGACCTGCTGCGGACCGCGGGCCTGCCGGTCACCAGGCGGATCGTCCCGTGGGTGCTCGCCGCCGCAGCCGCCGGCGCGGCGGTGGCCGTGGCCGTCCGGCGCCTGCGGCGCTGA
- a CDS encoding FAD binding domain-containing protein: protein MIPAAFDYRRPDSVDEAVAALAESGEDAKVLAGGQSLLPMLRLRLAFPELLVDVGRIDGLRGIREEGDTLVVGAMTTHHDVLADPLVRRHAGLLAAATATVADPAVRNRGTLGGSLAHADPAADLPAVVLALDGELVATGPRGRRTIPARDFFTDYLQSALDPDELLVEVRIPKAGDWGFRYEKFHRAAQAWATVGVAVLVRTDGGRIAEARIGLTNMGPTPLRAAAAEAALAGAEGPGEVERAAQAAAEGTRPTSDLWGSSEYREHLARVLTRRAVLAAAGSG, encoded by the coding sequence ATGATCCCCGCGGCGTTCGACTACCGGCGGCCGGACTCGGTGGACGAGGCCGTGGCCGCGCTCGCCGAGTCCGGTGAGGACGCGAAGGTCCTCGCCGGCGGCCAGAGCCTGCTGCCCATGCTGCGGCTGCGCCTCGCCTTCCCCGAACTGCTGGTCGACGTGGGCAGGATCGACGGTCTGCGCGGGATCCGCGAGGAGGGCGACACGCTCGTCGTGGGCGCGATGACCACGCACCACGACGTGCTGGCCGACCCGCTCGTGCGGCGGCACGCGGGGCTGCTCGCGGCGGCGACGGCGACGGTCGCCGACCCCGCCGTACGCAACCGGGGGACGCTGGGCGGCTCGCTCGCCCACGCCGACCCGGCGGCGGACCTGCCCGCGGTCGTCCTGGCGCTCGACGGCGAACTGGTCGCCACCGGCCCGCGGGGCCGCCGGACCATCCCGGCGCGGGACTTCTTCACCGACTACCTGCAGTCCGCCCTGGACCCCGACGAACTGCTGGTCGAGGTGCGGATCCCGAAGGCCGGGGACTGGGGGTTCCGCTACGAGAAGTTCCACCGGGCGGCGCAGGCGTGGGCGACGGTCGGCGTCGCGGTCCTCGTCCGTACCGACGGCGGGCGGATCGCCGAGGCCAGGATCGGGCTCACCAACATGGGGCCGACCCCGCTGCGGGCCGCCGCCGCCGAGGCGGCGCTCGCGGGCGCGGAGGGCCCCGGGGAGGTGGAGCGCGCGGCGCAGGCCGCGGCCGAGGGCACCAGGCCGACATCGGACCTGTGGGGCTCGTCCGAGTACCGCGAGCACCTGGCACGGGTGCTCACCCGGCGGGCCGTGCTCGCCGCGGCCGGTTCCGGGTGA
- a CDS encoding xanthine dehydrogenase family protein molybdopterin-binding subunit: MTARPADRTREREVGRARARKEDAHLVTGQTHWTDNISVPGMLHMAVLRSPMAHARIDRVDVAPALERPGVVAAFTGRDFADGLASMPCVWPVTDDIVMPDHPPVAVDEVRYAGDPVAVVVARDRYAAADALEAVDVDYTSLEPVLDLQAALAEGAPLVHADKGTNRCYVWPLTTGEDWESVRARADVVVSRRFLQQRLIPNAMEPRAVVVTPIAASGEYTLYSATQIPHIVRLLMAMVTGIPEQKLRVIAPDVGGGFGSKLQVYGEEAVALAVARALGRPVKWTESRSEGYLATHHGRGQIQDVRIAATREGKLLGLKVDLLADMGAYLMLITPGTPLLGAFMYPAIYKMDSYAFSCTGVFTTRTPTDAYRGAGRPEATFAIERIMDELAAELGMDPLELRRRNWIGRDEFPYTSIAGLTYDSGDYEAATDKALALFGYEGMRAEQQERVRRGDPVRLGIGISTYTEMCGVAPSRVLRDLRYAAGGWETAAVRLLPTGKVEVVTGTSPHGQGHVTCWSQIAADALGVPFEDVEVVHGDTRSAPQGMDTYGSRSLVVGGTAVHEAARKVVEKARRIAAHLLEAGEDDLDFAEGVFSVKGSPDARRTIQEIAFAAFSSHDLPEGMEPTLHADHVVDPDNFSYPHGTHLCAVDVDTETGRTRIRSYVCVDDVGRVVNPVIVEGQVHGGLAQGIGQALYEEAVYDADGNLTSGTMADYLVPSAVDLPEFTTERTETPATTNPLGVKGVGEAGTIASTPAVVNAVVDALRPLGVTDVPMPCTPERVWRAIRQARGVEGGPPEAERPEGTVPTTGQAAVPGEEEPA; this comes from the coding sequence ATGACCGCCCGGCCCGCGGACCGGACGCGCGAGCGGGAGGTGGGACGCGCCCGGGCCCGCAAGGAGGACGCGCACCTGGTCACCGGCCAGACCCACTGGACCGACAACATCAGCGTGCCCGGCATGCTGCACATGGCCGTGCTGCGCAGCCCCATGGCGCACGCCCGGATCGACCGGGTGGACGTGGCTCCCGCGCTGGAGCGGCCGGGCGTCGTCGCCGCGTTCACCGGACGCGACTTCGCCGACGGACTCGCCTCGATGCCCTGCGTATGGCCGGTGACCGACGACATCGTGATGCCCGACCATCCGCCGGTCGCCGTCGACGAGGTGCGCTACGCCGGGGACCCGGTCGCCGTCGTGGTCGCCCGGGACCGCTACGCGGCGGCCGACGCGCTCGAGGCGGTGGACGTCGACTACACCTCGCTGGAGCCCGTGCTGGACCTTCAGGCGGCGCTCGCGGAGGGCGCACCGCTGGTGCACGCGGACAAGGGCACCAACCGGTGCTACGTCTGGCCGCTGACGACCGGTGAGGACTGGGAGTCGGTACGGGCCCGGGCCGATGTGGTGGTCTCCCGGCGGTTCCTCCAGCAGCGGCTCATCCCCAACGCGATGGAGCCGCGCGCCGTGGTCGTGACGCCGATCGCCGCGTCCGGCGAGTACACCCTGTACTCCGCCACCCAGATCCCCCACATCGTGCGGCTGCTGATGGCGATGGTCACCGGCATCCCGGAGCAGAAGCTGCGGGTGATCGCCCCGGACGTGGGCGGCGGTTTCGGCTCCAAGCTCCAGGTGTACGGGGAGGAGGCCGTCGCGCTCGCCGTGGCGCGCGCCCTCGGACGCCCGGTGAAGTGGACCGAGTCGCGCTCCGAGGGGTACCTCGCCACCCACCACGGACGCGGCCAGATCCAGGACGTCCGGATCGCGGCGACCCGCGAGGGGAAGCTGCTGGGGCTGAAGGTCGACCTGCTCGCCGACATGGGCGCGTACCTGATGCTGATCACGCCGGGCACCCCGCTGCTCGGCGCGTTCATGTACCCGGCGATCTACAAGATGGACTCCTACGCGTTCAGCTGCACCGGGGTCTTCACCACGCGGACGCCCACCGACGCCTACCGGGGCGCGGGCCGCCCCGAGGCGACGTTCGCCATCGAGCGCATCATGGACGAACTCGCCGCCGAACTGGGCATGGACCCGCTGGAGCTGCGCCGCCGCAACTGGATCGGGCGCGACGAGTTCCCGTACACCTCGATCGCCGGGCTCACCTACGACAGCGGCGACTACGAGGCGGCGACGGACAAGGCGCTGGCGCTGTTCGGCTACGAGGGGATGCGGGCCGAGCAGCAGGAGCGGGTGCGGCGCGGCGACCCGGTGCGCCTGGGCATCGGGATCTCGACGTACACGGAGATGTGCGGGGTCGCGCCGAGCCGGGTGCTGAGGGACCTGCGGTACGCGGCCGGCGGCTGGGAGACGGCAGCCGTCCGCCTGCTGCCGACGGGCAAGGTCGAGGTGGTCACGGGCACCAGTCCGCACGGCCAGGGCCATGTGACGTGCTGGAGCCAGATCGCGGCCGACGCGCTGGGCGTGCCGTTCGAGGACGTCGAGGTGGTGCACGGCGACACCCGGTCCGCGCCCCAGGGGATGGACACCTACGGTTCGCGTTCCCTGGTGGTCGGCGGTACGGCGGTCCACGAGGCGGCGCGGAAGGTCGTGGAGAAGGCCAGGCGGATCGCGGCGCATCTGCTGGAGGCCGGCGAGGACGACCTCGACTTCGCGGAGGGCGTGTTCTCGGTGAAGGGCTCCCCGGACGCGCGGCGCACCATCCAGGAGATCGCGTTCGCCGCGTTCTCCTCGCACGACCTGCCCGAGGGCATGGAGCCGACGCTCCACGCCGACCATGTCGTGGACCCGGACAACTTCTCCTATCCGCACGGCACCCATCTGTGCGCCGTGGACGTCGACACGGAGACGGGCCGCACCCGGATCCGCTCCTATGTGTGCGTCGACGACGTCGGACGGGTGGTCAACCCGGTGATCGTCGAGGGCCAGGTGCACGGCGGCCTCGCCCAGGGCATCGGGCAGGCGCTCTACGAGGAGGCGGTCTACGACGCCGACGGCAATCTGACGTCCGGGACGATGGCGGACTACCTGGTGCCCTCCGCGGTGGACCTGCCCGAGTTCACGACCGAGCGCACCGAGACGCCCGCGACCACCAACCCGCTGGGCGTCAAGGGCGTCGGGGAGGCGGGGACCATCGCCTCGACACCGGCGGTCGTGAACGCCGTCGTGGACGCGCTGCGGCCGCTCGGGGTGACGGACGTGCCGATGCCGTGCACCCCGGAGCGGGTGTGGCGGGCCATCCGGCAGGCCCGGGGCGTGGAAGGCGGCCCGCCGGAGGCAGAGCGGCCGGAGGGCACGGTGCCGACGACGGGTCAGGCAGCCGTCCCGGGCGAGGAGGAGCCGGCATGA
- a CDS encoding phosphatidylinositol-specific phospholipase C domain-containing protein produces the protein MGKLSRTAAASVSSAALGLALVTAQAPAAAAPGTGASAPAYSSTTSVGVHNAYEKAKYRYFADALDSGAGMLEIDVWTNVFGRSFRVAHDNPVGNDNNCVNASTAAELRAKSRDRDLSGCLSDIRVWHDANPGHRPVMLKVEMKDGFQSKYGRGPAALDALLTARLGDALFRPADLAAGHPDLDTAVRARGWPSRTDLAGKFIVQLIPGTVEQGNPFDTLWTDREYATHLRNLAAAGRLPEASAFPAVLGAQSGDPRGRYADASLRPWFVVFDGAASRYADGSIDTAWYDRNHYLVLMTSAHSVPPAIDGTSPTEAQARDRVALLAGRHASVVSSDWSTLPSVLSSVVPRGATGGTAARSPR, from the coding sequence ATGGGGAAGCTCTCGCGCACGGCAGCGGCGTCAGTCTCATCCGCCGCACTGGGTTTGGCACTCGTCACGGCACAGGCGCCCGCGGCCGCCGCACCCGGCACCGGGGCGTCGGCACCGGCGTACTCGTCGACGACCTCCGTAGGCGTCCACAACGCCTATGAGAAGGCGAAGTACCGCTACTTCGCGGACGCCCTGGACTCGGGCGCCGGAATGCTGGAGATCGACGTGTGGACCAATGTGTTCGGCAGATCCTTCCGCGTCGCCCACGACAACCCGGTGGGCAACGACAACAACTGCGTGAACGCCTCGACGGCCGCCGAGCTGCGCGCCAAGTCCCGCGACCGGGATCTCAGCGGCTGCCTCTCCGACATCCGCGTCTGGCACGACGCGAATCCCGGGCACCGGCCCGTCATGCTCAAGGTGGAGATGAAGGACGGGTTCCAGAGCAAGTACGGCCGGGGCCCCGCCGCGCTCGACGCGCTGCTCACCGCCCGGCTCGGCGACGCGCTGTTCCGGCCCGCCGATCTGGCGGCGGGTCATCCGGACCTCGACACCGCCGTACGGGCCCGCGGGTGGCCTTCCCGCACCGACCTCGCGGGGAAGTTCATCGTCCAACTCATCCCCGGCACGGTCGAGCAGGGGAACCCGTTCGACACGCTGTGGACGGACCGGGAGTACGCCACCCACCTGCGGAACCTCGCCGCCGCCGGGCGGCTGCCGGAGGCGTCGGCCTTCCCCGCCGTACTCGGCGCGCAGTCCGGCGACCCGCGCGGCCGCTACGCGGACGCCTCACTCCGCCCGTGGTTCGTCGTCTTCGACGGTGCCGCCTCCCGGTACGCGGACGGCTCGATCGACACCGCCTGGTACGACCGCAACCACTACCTCGTCCTGATGACGAGCGCCCACAGCGTGCCGCCCGCGATCGACGGCACCAGCCCGACGGAGGCGCAGGCACGCGACCGCGTCGCCCTGCTGGCCGGCCGGCACGCGAGCGTGGTCTCGTCGGACTGGTCCACGCTGCCGTCGGTCCTGTCGAGTGTGGTGCCCCGGGGCGCCACCGGCGGCACGGCCGCGCGGTCGCCGCGGTAG